In a single window of the Streptomyces sp. CGMCC 4.7035 genome:
- a CDS encoding hemolysin family protein: protein MSLLQLVFAALLVLVNGFFVGAEFALVSVRRSQIEPLGTARARQVLYGLERLPQMMAAAQFGITVCSLTLGAVAEPTVAHLLEPLFEAAHIPHGMIHPLGYVIALAAVVFFHLVIGEMVPKNLAMAAPEKAALWLSPGLVAFARLCRPVTVALSACAKVILKLFRVEPKDEVEAVFTSEQLNQLVEDSGQAGLLDPEEQERLEDALELGSRPVTDVLLDPALLVTVEPTVTPGEVVALTARTGYSRFPVVAGNGAFMGYLHVKDVLDLEDSEWAVPQQLWRPMTTLAAELPLDDALTVMRRAATHLAQVADTSGRVLGLVALEDVLELLVGEVRDPAHREAPPQPRMPEPEQKEAVPS from the coding sequence ATGAGCCTGCTCCAACTCGTGTTCGCCGCGCTGCTGGTACTCGTCAACGGGTTCTTCGTGGGCGCCGAGTTCGCCCTCGTGTCCGTGCGGCGCAGCCAGATCGAGCCGCTGGGGACCGCACGGGCCCGGCAGGTGCTCTACGGTCTCGAACGGCTGCCGCAGATGATGGCCGCGGCTCAGTTCGGCATCACCGTGTGCTCGCTGACGCTGGGCGCGGTCGCCGAGCCGACGGTGGCGCATCTGCTGGAGCCGTTGTTCGAGGCCGCGCACATCCCGCACGGGATGATTCACCCGCTCGGGTATGTGATCGCGCTCGCCGCCGTCGTCTTCTTCCACCTGGTGATCGGCGAGATGGTGCCGAAGAACCTGGCGATGGCCGCGCCGGAGAAGGCCGCGCTGTGGCTGAGCCCCGGGCTCGTGGCGTTCGCCCGGCTGTGCCGGCCGGTGACGGTCGCCCTGAGCGCCTGCGCCAAGGTGATCCTCAAACTCTTCCGTGTGGAGCCGAAGGACGAGGTCGAGGCGGTCTTCACCAGCGAACAGCTCAACCAGCTGGTGGAGGACTCCGGTCAGGCGGGGCTCCTCGACCCCGAGGAGCAGGAGAGGCTGGAGGACGCGCTGGAGCTGGGCTCGCGCCCGGTGACGGACGTGCTCCTGGACCCGGCCCTGCTGGTGACCGTGGAGCCCACGGTGACACCGGGCGAGGTGGTGGCGCTCACCGCGCGCACGGGCTACTCGCGCTTCCCGGTGGTGGCGGGGAACGGTGCCTTCATGGGCTACCTGCACGTGAAGGACGTCCTCGACCTGGAGGACTCCGAGTGGGCGGTGCCGCAGCAGCTCTGGCGGCCGATGACCACGCTCGCGGCGGAACTGCCGCTGGACGACGCGCTGACGGTGATGCGCCGGGCCGCCACACACCTGGCGCAGGTGGCGGACACCTCCGGCCGGGTGCTCGGCCTGGTCGCCCTGGAGGACGTACTGGAACTCCTGGTGGGCGAGGTCAGGGACCCGGCCCACAGGGAGGCGCCACCACAGCCGCGCATGCCGGAACCAGAACAGAAGGAAGCGGTACCGAGCTGA
- a CDS encoding ROK family protein: MPASPSTARAINDRLALRLLQQEGPLTAGKLKQLTGLSRPTVADLVERLTAAGLIAVVGESGEQRRGPNARLYGIVADRAHLAALDVRTEGVSVVVSDLLGEVLTEASVPISGDSGTGPAVEQAVALVERAAKEAGAERLHTVGIGAPGLVDPATGELRDSSGLPEWHRRLVAALQERLPARVIVENETNLAALAEQREGAARDRDTFVLLWLGHGTGAAVVLDGALRRGASGGTGEIGFLPVPGTGALPSATDCAGGFHSLAGAAAIAELAQAHGLVADGKAHEPYAAALVRRAAEAAGAAEAGDSRRPGRADGAAGGAWAVGGGAGAGAVRGGAGPAGASGVGGGVEVVGSGGVAAAGPGVGGGAGAVRGGGAVRGAVGVGGRDGVGEAAVGASGVGGLGGGGEASVGAVGAAGGRSGVRDGEVAAGDPEAGGSGGGVGRQDAGGLRGASPEGDGGADGAGGGRLGAPEERIAARFLDALADRLAIGAASIAAILDPGCVVLGGEVGRAGGDVLAARVEERLARMTPLRTEVRAGALGGGAVLRGALLTARDGAQDDLFTPPVRA, translated from the coding sequence ATGCCCGCATCTCCGAGCACCGCCCGGGCCATCAACGACCGGCTCGCCCTGCGGCTGCTGCAGCAGGAAGGCCCGTTGACGGCAGGGAAGTTGAAGCAGCTCACCGGACTGTCCCGCCCCACGGTCGCCGACCTCGTCGAGCGCCTGACGGCAGCCGGGCTGATCGCGGTGGTGGGGGAGTCGGGCGAGCAACGGCGCGGTCCGAACGCCCGGCTGTACGGGATCGTCGCCGACCGCGCCCATCTCGCGGCCCTCGACGTGCGCACCGAGGGCGTCTCCGTCGTCGTGTCGGATCTGCTCGGCGAGGTGCTCACCGAGGCGTCGGTGCCCATCAGTGGAGACTCCGGCACGGGACCCGCGGTCGAACAGGCGGTGGCGCTGGTGGAGCGCGCCGCGAAGGAGGCCGGTGCCGAGCGGCTGCACACAGTCGGGATCGGGGCGCCCGGGCTCGTCGATCCCGCCACCGGGGAACTCCGCGACTCCTCGGGCCTGCCCGAGTGGCACCGCCGACTGGTCGCCGCGCTCCAGGAGCGGTTGCCCGCGCGTGTGATCGTGGAGAACGAGACCAACCTCGCCGCCCTGGCCGAACAGCGCGAGGGCGCCGCCCGCGACCGGGACACCTTCGTCCTGCTGTGGCTCGGGCACGGCACGGGCGCGGCCGTGGTGCTCGACGGCGCGCTGCGCCGCGGCGCCTCGGGCGGCACCGGCGAGATCGGCTTCCTGCCGGTCCCGGGCACCGGGGCGCTCCCGTCGGCGACGGACTGTGCGGGCGGCTTCCACTCCCTGGCGGGAGCGGCGGCCATCGCCGAACTGGCGCAGGCGCACGGGCTGGTGGCGGACGGCAAGGCGCACGAGCCGTACGCGGCGGCGCTGGTACGCAGGGCCGCGGAGGCGGCGGGTGCCGCGGAGGCGGGGGACTCGCGCCGGCCGGGACGGGCCGACGGGGCCGCGGGGGGCGCTTGGGCTGTCGGCGGCGGGGCGGGTGCGGGTGCGGTGCGGGGCGGTGCCGGTCCGGCGGGCGCTTCGGGTGTCGGTGGCGGGGTGGAGGTTGTGGGGAGCGGTGGAGTCGCGGCCGCCGGGCCGGGTGTCGGCGGCGGTGCGGGTGCGGTGCGGGGTGGTGGGGCTGTGCGGGGCGCTGTGGGTGTCGGTGGCCGGGACGGGGTTGGCGAGGCTGCGGTCGGTGCTTCGGGTGTCGGTGGTCTGGGCGGGGGTGGCGAGGCTTCGGTCGGTGCCGTGGGGGCTGCCGGTGGCCGGAGTGGTGTGCGGGACGGTGAGGTTGCGGCGGGCGACCCCGAGGCCGGGGGTTCGGGCGGCGGTGTGGGCCGTCAGGATGCCGGGGGCCTGCGTGGCGCGTCTCCGGAGGGTGATGGGGGTGCCGACGGGGCCGGGGGAGGCCGCCTCGGCGCCCCCGAGGAGCGCATTGCGGCCCGCTTCCTCGACGCCCTCGCCGACCGTCTCGCCATCGGCGCCGCCTCCATCGCCGCCATCCTCGACCCCGGCTGTGTGGTGCTCGGTGGCGAGGTCGGGCGGGCGGGCGGTGACGTGCTGGCCGCGCGCGTCGAGGAGCGGCTCGCACGGATGACGCCACTGCGGACCGAGGTGCGGGCGGGCGCGCTGGGCGGCGGCGCGGTACTGCGGGGCGCCCTGCTGACCGCGCGGGACGGCGCCCAGGACGACCTGTTCACGCCTCCGGTTCGCGCCTAA
- a CDS encoding bifunctional 3,4-dihydroxy-2-butanone-4-phosphate synthase/GTP cyclohydrolase II — MTTAPILYSTDNIEDFALDPVEQAIADIAAGRPVVVVDDEDRENEGDLVIAAEKATPEIVAFMMSECRGLICAPMEGDELDRLQLPQMVDHNTESMRTAFTVSVDASGAHGVTTGISASDRATTLRLLAGGEAGPGDFVRPGHVFPLRARSGGVLVRNGHTEAAVDLARLAGLRPAGVIVEIAGEDGHMLRLPELIPFARKHGLTIISIEDLIAYRRTSEPTVRREAEVHLPTAFGEFTAYGYRSTVDGVEHVALVHGEIGDGEDVLVRVHSECLTGDVFHSLRCDCGPQLEASLERIQAEGRGVVVYLRGHEGRGIGLMSKLRAYELQERGRDTLDANLELGLPADARDYAAGAQILEDLGVHSLRLMTNNPDKTDALLRHGLKVSAREPMPVQAGEHNLRYLRTKRDRMGHDLPWLDTSAVSACGNQ, encoded by the coding sequence ATGACGACGGCGCCGATTCTCTACAGCACGGACAACATCGAGGACTTCGCGCTCGACCCGGTCGAGCAGGCCATCGCCGACATCGCGGCGGGCCGCCCGGTCGTGGTCGTCGACGACGAGGACCGGGAGAACGAGGGCGACCTCGTCATCGCGGCCGAGAAGGCCACGCCCGAGATCGTCGCCTTCATGATGAGCGAGTGCCGCGGTCTGATCTGCGCCCCCATGGAGGGCGACGAACTCGACCGCCTCCAGCTCCCGCAGATGGTCGACCACAACACCGAGTCGATGCGCACCGCGTTCACCGTGTCCGTCGACGCGAGCGGCGCCCACGGCGTGACCACCGGTATCTCCGCCTCCGACCGCGCCACCACGCTGCGGCTGCTGGCCGGGGGAGAGGCGGGCCCCGGCGACTTCGTCCGCCCCGGGCACGTCTTCCCGCTGCGCGCCAGGTCCGGCGGCGTCCTCGTCCGCAACGGCCACACCGAGGCCGCCGTCGACCTCGCCCGACTGGCGGGGCTGCGCCCGGCCGGCGTGATCGTGGAGATCGCCGGCGAGGACGGCCACATGCTGCGCCTGCCCGAACTGATCCCGTTCGCCCGTAAGCACGGGCTGACGATCATCTCCATCGAGGACCTGATCGCCTACCGCCGCACCTCGGAACCCACCGTCCGCCGCGAGGCCGAGGTCCACCTGCCCACCGCCTTCGGCGAGTTCACGGCGTACGGCTACCGCTCCACCGTCGACGGCGTCGAGCACGTCGCCCTCGTCCACGGCGAGATCGGTGACGGCGAGGATGTCCTCGTCCGTGTCCACTCCGAGTGCCTCACCGGCGACGTCTTCCACTCCCTGCGCTGCGACTGCGGCCCTCAGCTGGAGGCATCACTGGAGCGCATCCAGGCCGAGGGCCGGGGCGTGGTCGTCTATCTGCGCGGCCACGAGGGGCGCGGCATCGGGCTGATGTCCAAGCTGCGCGCCTACGAACTCCAGGAGCGTGGCCGCGACACCCTGGACGCCAACCTGGAACTGGGCCTGCCCGCGGACGCCCGTGACTATGCCGCCGGCGCGCAGATCCTGGAGGACCTCGGGGTCCACAGTCTGCGGCTCATGACCAACAACCCCGACAAGACCGACGCCTTGCTCCGGCACGGCCTCAAGGTCTCGGCACGGGAGCCGATGCCCGTACAGGCGGGCGAACACAACCTCCGCTACCTGCGCACCAAGCGGGACCGGATGGGGCATGACCTGCCCTGGCTGGACACGAGTGCCGTGTCCGCCTGCGGCAACCAGTAA
- the ribH gene encoding 6,7-dimethyl-8-ribityllumazine synthase yields MSGKGAPELSVRNVSDLRVAVIAAQWHDKVMDGLVDGSLRALRELGIDEPTLIRVPGCFELPVAAKVLAGRGYDAIVALGVVIRGGTPHFDYVCQGVTQGLTQVSVETGVPVGFGVLTCDTEEQALDRAGLEGSNEDKGHEAVTAAVATAATLRSVSEPWH; encoded by the coding sequence GTGAGCGGCAAGGGTGCACCGGAGCTGTCCGTACGCAATGTGAGCGACCTGCGGGTCGCCGTCATCGCGGCACAGTGGCACGACAAGGTGATGGACGGTCTGGTGGATGGCTCCCTGCGCGCCCTGCGCGAGCTGGGGATCGACGAACCGACCCTGATCAGGGTGCCCGGCTGCTTCGAGCTGCCGGTCGCCGCCAAGGTCCTCGCGGGCCGCGGCTACGACGCGATCGTGGCGCTCGGTGTCGTGATCCGAGGCGGCACCCCCCACTTCGACTACGTGTGCCAGGGCGTGACCCAGGGCCTGACCCAGGTCTCCGTCGAGACCGGCGTTCCCGTGGGCTTCGGCGTGCTGACGTGCGACACGGAGGAGCAGGCCCTGGACCGCGCGGGTCTGGAGGGCTCCAACGAGGACAAGGGCCACGAGGCCGTGACGGCGGCGGTGGCGACCGCGGCGACCCTCCGTTCAGTATCTGAACCCTGGCACTGA
- a CDS encoding riboflavin synthase, which translates to MFTGIVEELGEVTAVENLGDSSRFRLRGPVVTEGAEHGDSIAVNGVCLTVVEHDGDEFTADVMAETLNRSSLGALAVGSRVNLERPTAVGARLGGHIVQGHVDGTGTVLERKPSDNWELITISLPAHLSRYVVEKGSITVDGISLTVVEAGPDRFTVSLIPTTLALTTLGIKQPGDPVNLEVDVIAKYVERLLASQGDTK; encoded by the coding sequence GTGTTCACCGGAATCGTCGAAGAGCTGGGTGAGGTCACCGCCGTCGAGAATCTCGGCGACTCCTCCCGCTTCCGGCTCCGTGGACCCGTCGTCACCGAAGGCGCTGAGCACGGTGATTCCATCGCAGTCAACGGTGTCTGTCTCACCGTCGTGGAGCACGATGGCGACGAATTCACTGCCGACGTCATGGCGGAAACCCTGAACCGCTCCAGCCTCGGCGCCCTCGCGGTCGGCTCCCGCGTCAACCTCGAACGCCCCACCGCCGTCGGCGCGCGCCTCGGCGGGCACATCGTGCAGGGCCACGTCGACGGCACGGGCACGGTCCTCGAACGCAAGCCGTCCGACAACTGGGAGCTCATCACGATCTCCCTCCCGGCTCACCTGAGCCGCTACGTGGTCGAGAAGGGCTCCATCACCGTCGACGGCATCAGTCTCACCGTCGTCGAGGCCGGCCCCGACCGCTTCACCGTCAGCCTCATCCCCACGACCCTCGCGCTGACCACGCTCGGCATCAAGCAGCCCGGCGACCCCGTCAACCTCGAAGTCGACGTCATCGCCAAGTACGTCGAGCGCCTGCTGGCCAGTCAGGGGGACACCAAGTGA
- the pnuC gene encoding nicotinamide riboside transporter PnuC — MNWLNSEAFTLFDQHIKWSDMIGNVIGLVALAFGWRRSIWSWPAQFLSGVILFAAFANAHLSGSAGKQVVVMVVAVYGWWQWNRGKGQGEDGHIAVRFATWRERAVLVGAAAVGTVAVAGLFKAYPSLSWDPWPDAYIFVGTIVAMYAQARGMVEFWFAWLLVDAVGVPLNFANGFAFSGFVYVIYGALVLWGMRDWWLRSRKTGQPVLEGAAA; from the coding sequence GTGAACTGGCTCAACTCCGAGGCATTCACGCTCTTCGACCAGCACATCAAGTGGTCGGACATGATCGGCAACGTGATCGGTCTGGTCGCACTCGCCTTCGGCTGGCGGCGCTCCATATGGAGCTGGCCGGCGCAGTTCCTGTCGGGTGTCATCCTCTTCGCGGCCTTCGCCAACGCCCACCTCTCCGGCAGCGCCGGCAAGCAGGTCGTCGTCATGGTCGTCGCCGTCTACGGCTGGTGGCAGTGGAACCGCGGCAAGGGACAGGGCGAGGACGGCCACATCGCCGTACGGTTCGCCACCTGGCGCGAGCGCGCGGTCCTGGTCGGCGCCGCCGCCGTCGGCACGGTCGCGGTCGCCGGTCTGTTCAAGGCGTACCCGTCACTGTCCTGGGATCCCTGGCCGGACGCGTACATCTTCGTCGGCACGATCGTCGCCATGTACGCCCAGGCGCGCGGCATGGTCGAGTTCTGGTTCGCCTGGCTGCTCGTCGACGCCGTGGGCGTCCCGCTCAACTTCGCCAACGGCTTCGCCTTCTCCGGCTTCGTCTACGTCATCTACGGCGCACTCGTCCTGTGGGGCATGCGTGACTGGTGGCTGCGCTCCCGCAAGACGGGGCAGCCCGTTCTGGAAGGAGCCGCGGCATGA
- a CDS encoding phosphoribosyl-ATP diphosphatase: protein MSKKTFEELFTELQHKAAHGDPATSRTAELVGKGVHAIGKKVVEEAAEVWMAAEYEGKEAAAEEISQLLYHVQVMMVARGISLDDVYAHL from the coding sequence ATGTCCAAGAAGACGTTCGAGGAGCTCTTCACCGAGCTCCAGCACAAGGCCGCCCACGGCGATCCCGCCACCTCCCGCACCGCAGAGCTGGTCGGCAAGGGCGTCCATGCCATCGGCAAGAAGGTCGTCGAGGAGGCCGCCGAGGTATGGATGGCCGCCGAGTACGAGGGCAAGGAAGCGGCTGCCGAGGAGATCTCGCAACTGCTCTACCACGTCCAGGTGATGATGGTGGCGCGCGGAATCTCCCTGGACGACGTCTACGCCCACCTCTGA
- a CDS encoding PH domain-containing protein, which produces MSDLPALPVTFRPGRTRAVLLTAGVAIFVVITTVAMLLEHLTAGERLSFVFTAALLFGVLLMLSRPKVVADETGVTVVNIASRRHLDWAEILQVNLRPGDPWVFLNLSDGTSLPALGIQPGIAKQRAIEDARTLRALTEARSTVDPERHQG; this is translated from the coding sequence ATGTCGGACCTGCCCGCCCTCCCCGTCACGTTCCGTCCGGGACGCACCCGTGCCGTCCTGCTGACCGCCGGAGTCGCGATCTTCGTGGTCATCACGACGGTCGCGATGCTGCTGGAGCATCTCACCGCCGGGGAGCGCCTCAGCTTCGTCTTCACGGCGGCCCTCCTCTTCGGGGTGCTGCTCATGCTCTCCCGGCCCAAGGTGGTCGCCGATGAGACCGGGGTCACCGTCGTCAACATCGCCAGCCGGCGTCACCTGGACTGGGCGGAGATCCTCCAGGTGAACCTGCGTCCGGGCGACCCCTGGGTCTTCCTCAACCTCAGCGACGGCACCAGCCTGCCCGCCCTGGGCATCCAGCCGGGCATCGCCAAACAGCGCGCGATCGAGGACGCGCGCACGCTCCGGGCGCTCACCGAGGCCCGCTCCACCGTCGATCCCGAGCGACATCAGGGCTGA
- a CDS encoding AAA family ATPase has translation MDFGTQGPEAPADLAWLRGVDAYTMGAYPQAEEEFRTAVRLDPGMADSWLGLHALRVDTTTALLRMFRHRDRFGEQRARHRRTLNSWYWLGWWVQPVLESPRDLLLAHASHWLDGRHVPELDRALAGLPPVDADSHVRFLHACRAYLVKDWEQLVRHTDPLIDDPMLGIEAGLFGGMARVRLEMYGHAEPLLSAALMRCRSEQPQRKELRYWLARAHEGTGRSAAALPLYRAVHRVDPAFMDTSARLAAIAEGDGYDESADYTAMALAGTGDALEGPDGLDPLFGTEGRDLKLSDPEPPPPGALPAQSDAVREKASSPTQPLPAGPTDPALLEEALAELERMVGLEPVKRQVKALSAQLNMARLRAGQGLPVQPPKRHFVFSGPSGTGKTTVARILGRVFYALGLLGGDHLVEAQRADLVGEYLGQTAVKANELIDSAIGGVLFVDEAYSLSNSGYGKGDAYGDEALQVLLKRAEDNRDHLVVILAGYPEGMDRLLAANPGLSSRFTTRVDFPSYRPLELTAIGEVLAAENGDVWDEEALEELRSIAGHVVDQGWIDELGNGRFLRTLYEKSCAYRDLRLSGYPAVPSRDDLSTLRLPDLMQAYGEVLSGRGPQDPSGL, from the coding sequence ATGGACTTCGGCACGCAGGGCCCCGAGGCCCCGGCCGACCTCGCCTGGCTGCGAGGCGTCGATGCCTACACGATGGGCGCCTATCCGCAGGCGGAGGAGGAGTTCCGCACGGCGGTCCGGCTGGATCCCGGGATGGCCGACAGCTGGCTCGGGCTGCACGCGCTGCGCGTCGACACGACGACCGCGCTGCTGCGGATGTTCCGCCATCGGGACCGCTTCGGGGAACAGCGGGCGCGCCACCGGCGCACCCTGAACTCCTGGTACTGGCTGGGCTGGTGGGTGCAGCCGGTGCTGGAGAGCCCGCGCGACCTGCTGCTCGCGCACGCCTCGCACTGGCTGGACGGCCGCCACGTCCCGGAGCTGGACCGGGCACTGGCCGGACTGCCGCCCGTGGACGCCGATTCCCATGTCCGCTTCCTGCACGCCTGCCGGGCCTACCTGGTCAAGGACTGGGAGCAGTTGGTCCGGCACACCGATCCCTTGATCGACGACCCGATGCTCGGCATCGAGGCCGGGCTGTTCGGCGGGATGGCCCGGGTCCGCCTGGAGATGTACGGGCACGCCGAGCCCCTGCTCTCGGCCGCACTGATGCGCTGCCGCAGCGAGCAGCCGCAGCGCAAGGAACTGCGGTACTGGCTGGCCCGCGCCCACGAGGGCACGGGCCGCTCGGCCGCCGCCCTCCCCCTCTACCGTGCGGTGCACCGCGTCGACCCGGCGTTCATGGACACCTCGGCACGGCTCGCGGCGATCGCCGAGGGCGACGGGTACGACGAGTCGGCCGACTACACGGCGATGGCCCTCGCCGGGACCGGGGACGCACTGGAGGGGCCGGACGGTCTCGATCCGCTCTTCGGCACCGAGGGCCGCGACCTGAAACTCTCCGATCCCGAACCACCGCCGCCGGGCGCGCTGCCCGCGCAGAGCGACGCCGTACGGGAGAAGGCCTCGTCGCCGACGCAGCCGCTGCCGGCCGGACCCACGGATCCCGCGCTGCTGGAGGAGGCGCTGGCCGAGCTGGAGCGGATGGTCGGCCTGGAGCCGGTCAAACGCCAGGTCAAGGCGCTGTCGGCACAGTTGAACATGGCGCGGCTGCGGGCGGGCCAGGGCTTACCCGTACAGCCGCCGAAACGGCACTTCGTGTTCTCCGGTCCCTCCGGAACCGGCAAGACCACCGTGGCCAGGATTCTGGGCCGGGTCTTCTACGCGCTCGGCCTGCTCGGCGGCGACCACCTCGTGGAGGCCCAGCGGGCGGACCTGGTCGGCGAGTACCTGGGCCAGACCGCCGTGAAGGCGAACGAGCTGATCGACTCGGCGATCGGCGGCGTGCTGTTCGTGGACGAGGCGTACTCGCTGTCCAACTCGGGCTACGGCAAGGGGGACGCGTACGGCGACGAGGCCCTCCAGGTGCTGCTGAAACGGGCGGAGGACAACCGCGACCACCTGGTGGTGATCCTCGCCGGTTACCCCGAGGGCATGGACCGCCTGCTGGCCGCCAACCCCGGGCTGTCCTCCCGCTTCACGACCCGGGTCGACTTCCCCTCGTACCGCCCCCTGGAACTGACCGCGATCGGCGAGGTGCTGGCCGCGGAGAACGGGGACGTCTGGGACGAGGAGGCGCTGGAGGAGCTTCGCTCCATCGCCGGGCACGTCGTGGACCAGGGGTGGATCGACGAGCTCGGCAACGGGCGGTTTCTGCGGACGCTGTACGAGAAGAGTTGTGCGTATCGGGATCTGCGGTTGAGTGGTTACCCGGCGGTGCCGAGCCGTGACGACTTGTCGACTCTTCGGTTGCCGGATCTCATGCAGGCGTATGGGGAAGTTTTGTCCGGGCGGGGGCCCCAGGATCCGTCGGGGTTGTGA
- a CDS encoding hemolysin family protein produces the protein MTIPLLLLGAAFLLILANGFFVAAEFGLVTVERPDAEKAAAEGDRRAVTVVESLKELSFQLSGTQLGITITSLVVGMLAEPALAELLSGPFTAIGIPEGAVSGVAVVVGMLLASAVQMVIGELVPKNWAVSRPLQVARFVAGPQHLFSRLFRPVIAALNAVANRLVRALGVEPAEELASARTPGELVSLARHSAQAGALEQDTADLFVRTLSLGELTAQHVMTPRVRVSALQSSATAEDVVNLTRATGLSRFPVYREKIDEIVGMVHLKDALAVPSHDRLRTPVVRIAQAPLLVPETLPVQPLLERLRSEQPIAVVVDEYGGTAGVVTLEDIVEELVGEVRDEHDGLDLPELAAAPPEDGRPAWDADGSCRVDVLKRIGLDVPEGPYETVAGLVADLLGRIPAPGDRAELPGWRLTVRQVGHYRAERVRLVRIADAAAPAAEAVR, from the coding sequence ATGACCATCCCCTTGCTGCTCCTCGGGGCGGCGTTCCTGCTCATTCTGGCCAACGGCTTCTTCGTCGCTGCCGAGTTCGGACTCGTCACGGTCGAGCGGCCCGACGCCGAGAAGGCCGCGGCCGAGGGCGACCGACGGGCCGTTACGGTCGTCGAGTCCCTCAAGGAGCTGTCCTTCCAGCTCTCCGGCACCCAGCTCGGCATCACCATCACCTCACTGGTCGTCGGCATGCTCGCCGAACCGGCGCTCGCCGAACTGCTGAGCGGCCCGTTCACGGCCATCGGCATCCCCGAGGGCGCGGTGTCGGGTGTCGCCGTGGTCGTCGGCATGCTGCTCGCATCGGCCGTGCAGATGGTGATCGGCGAACTCGTACCCAAGAACTGGGCGGTGTCCAGGCCGCTCCAGGTCGCGCGCTTCGTCGCGGGCCCGCAGCACCTGTTCTCGCGGTTGTTCCGCCCGGTGATCGCCGCGCTGAACGCCGTCGCCAACCGCCTCGTCCGCGCCCTGGGCGTCGAGCCCGCCGAGGAGCTGGCCTCCGCCCGCACTCCCGGTGAACTCGTCTCCCTGGCCCGGCACTCGGCCCAGGCCGGCGCGCTGGAGCAGGACACGGCGGACCTGTTCGTACGCACCCTCTCCTTGGGTGAGTTGACCGCGCAGCACGTGATGACCCCCCGAGTGAGGGTGAGCGCGCTGCAGTCGTCCGCCACCGCGGAGGACGTGGTCAATCTGACCCGTGCCACCGGTCTGTCCCGCTTCCCCGTCTACCGGGAGAAGATCGACGAAATAGTCGGCATGGTCCACCTCAAGGACGCCCTCGCGGTGCCCTCCCACGATCGGCTGCGTACGCCCGTCGTCCGGATCGCCCAGGCGCCGCTGCTCGTCCCGGAGACGCTGCCCGTGCAGCCCCTCCTGGAGCGCCTGCGCAGCGAGCAGCCCATCGCCGTCGTCGTCGACGAGTACGGCGGCACGGCGGGCGTCGTCACCCTGGAGGACATCGTCGAGGAGCTGGTCGGCGAGGTACGCGACGAGCACGACGGGCTGGACCTGCCCGAACTCGCCGCAGCGCCGCCCGAGGACGGGCGCCCGGCGTGGGACGCCGACGGCAGCTGCCGGGTCGACGTCCTGAAGCGGATAGGCCTGGACGTGCCGGAGGGTCCCTACGAGACCGTGGCCGGACTCGTAGCCGATCTGCTCGGCCGGATCCCCGCCCCCGGGGACCGGGCCGAACTGCCGGGCTGGCGGCTCACGGTCCGCCAGGTCGGCCACTACCGCGCCGAGCGTGTCAGGCTCGTGAGGATCGCGGACGCCGCCGCGCCGGCCGCGGAGGCGGTGCGATGA
- the hisG gene encoding ATP phosphoribosyltransferase translates to MLRIAVPNKGSLSGPAAEMLHEAGYQQRRESKELRIVDPENEVEFFYLRPRDIAIYVSSGRLDIGITGRDLLIDSGANAEEILPLGFARSTFRFATKPGTANGVGDLAGMTVATSYEGIVAKHLADKGVDASVVHLDGAVETAIELGVAEVIADVVETGTSLRNAGLEVFGEPIMKSEAIVIRRTGADGDEPKVQQFLRRLQGVLVARTYVMMDYDCRVEQLEKAVALTPGLESPTVSPLHNEGWVAVRAMVPAKEAQRIMDDLYDIGARAILTTAIHACRL, encoded by the coding sequence ATGCTGCGCATCGCCGTCCCCAACAAGGGTTCACTGTCCGGCCCTGCGGCGGAGATGCTGCATGAGGCCGGCTACCAGCAGCGCCGGGAGTCCAAGGAACTGAGGATCGTCGACCCGGAGAACGAGGTGGAGTTCTTCTACCTCCGCCCCCGGGACATCGCGATCTACGTCTCCTCCGGCCGACTGGACATCGGCATCACCGGCCGCGACCTGCTCATCGACTCCGGTGCCAACGCCGAGGAGATCCTGCCGCTCGGCTTCGCCCGCTCCACCTTCCGTTTCGCCACCAAGCCCGGCACCGCGAACGGCGTCGGGGACCTCGCGGGCATGACGGTCGCCACCTCCTACGAGGGCATCGTCGCCAAGCACCTCGCCGACAAGGGCGTCGACGCGTCCGTGGTCCACCTCGACGGCGCCGTCGAGACCGCCATCGAGCTGGGTGTCGCCGAGGTCATCGCGGACGTCGTCGAGACCGGCACCTCGCTGCGCAACGCGGGCCTGGAGGTGTTCGGCGAGCCGATCATGAAGTCCGAGGCCATCGTCATCCGCCGCACCGGCGCCGACGGCGACGAGCCCAAGGTGCAGCAGTTCCTGCGCCGCCTCCAGGGCGTCCTCGTGGCCCGGACCTACGTGATGATGGACTACGACTGCCGCGTCGAGCAGCTGGAGAAGGCCGTCGCGCTCACTCCCGGCCTGGAGTCCCCGACGGTCTCGCCGCTGCACAACGAGGGCTGGGTCGCCGTCCGGGCCATGGTCCCGGCCAAGGAGGCCCAGCGGATCATGGACGACCTGTACGACATCGGCGCCCGGGCCATCCTGACCACGGCCATCCACGCCTGCCGTCTCTGA